tatctcttattggaccaacttccgttggtgagagagacaagctttcagctaCGGCACTGCATGAACCAGTGTAGTCAGGTTCAGACGCCCTTCTCGAACCCCCAGGGGACCTTTGGGCAGGAACCCTGAACTAAGGGACTTCGGAGTGGATAAAAAAACAGCCTGTGGCTCAAAGGGTTACTGTGATGCTTGGACATATAAACAGGGTGATCTGGAGcagagaggctattttacctctgtatttggcactggtgcgaccactgctggaatcctgcgtccagttgtggtgcccacaattcacgAAGGGTTCAGCGAAGAGCCATGAGGACGGTTAAAGGATTGgaagactcaaggagttcaatcagtTCAGTTTAACAAGGAGCAGGTTAATGGGCGAactgatcacagtctgtaagtaacCATATGGGGACCAGAAATGTGATAAGGGTGGGCtcatcaatctagcagagaaaggtataacaagggttaagagctggaagttgaagctagacaaattcatacgaGAAATAAGGCACAGTTTTTATCAGGGacggtaattaaccactggaacaatttacaaagagtcatggtggatttcccatcagtagaaattttaaaatcaggattggatgttttttctgaagcatctgctctagttcaaacaggaattaattcagggaagtcttacGGCCTGTGTTTCACAGCGATGCAGTCTAGATGATCCCagggacccttctggccttggaatctatgaatacatGGGGAGAGATTCTGATTGGGGTGTCAGACTATCCGAGAGgccggggttgcagggggcaacCTGCCTCATTGTTTTTGCGGGGTACCTGGGTTAAGTGGAACCTGCTTAAACTGGCAAGGAAAGGCAGTGTTTAGATAGACAAATCGTCTCATGCCATTTGAAGTCATCACGTATTGGGGTGCTTTACCTCCTACTGAACCGAAACAATACCCTCAAAGTTATCCAGATCTACGCTCCCACAAGTGCATGCAAAGATGAGGATATGGAAGGATTCTATCAGGAGCTGGAGGAAACCCTCGCTCAGAGTTCCACATAAAGGATTGCGATGGGAGATTTTAACGCCAAggttggaagagggagagaggacgAAAAGTTCATAGGTATCGGAGAATGAAACGTGCGAGAACGACTAGATATATTGGCAGAGACGAGGAGAATGTTCATTGGTAACACCTGGTTCCGAAAGAAGGCCAACAGAAGATGGACCCGGATCGCACCAAATGCGAAGACAAAGAATGAAATCGATTACTTCCTGATTGATAGACGACGCTTCCTGCAGGATATTTCAGCAGTGCCATCGTTCAACACCGGAAGCGGCCATCGCCTGCTGAGAGCCAGACTCACGTTCACTGTGAAGGTGGAGAAAAAGGCACTGTGTACGGAGAACAGAAGGCACCAACCGGTAGCTTTCGACGAGGCAACCCTGAAGGAAAACATTTCCAGTGAAGACTGGAGCCTCCTGGACGACTGCGATGAGGATTCTGAGAACTTCAGCAAGAGTGGTGTGTGAAATCAGACAATGTGTGCATaggattttattgttttaacccTGTTTCCCTCTGCTAGGTATGTTTCTGTGAACCAACCAGTCACACCTGTTTTTGAAGAGGCCATCCTGAGTCACTAGAGGTTCACACTGGTCACAAGGTCCCAGAGAGGATTCCATAGCAGGGGACAAAGCCAGTTGTAGCTGCTGGAGATAAATACGGATGGTGAAACAGGGACGCTGTAGCCTGCAGACACACGGCACCCATTCTATATACATGGGAGATAGAGAGATGGATATACAGCTGAATacttaaggagagagagagagaatagaaaaATCAGTGAAATAAAAGTTTTAACTTTCCTACCAATATTGGTTGGAATTTTCTAAGTGCCTtaatggatttaggtgcccaactcgtCAAGAGGAgcgggtgcctaactcctatagaGTACTATCGAAGTCTCAGCCTTAATAGTCCAAGAATTCATGTTACAGGGAGAGAATTCCCAGCACAATTTAACAACATTTTCAGGTTCCACAACTTATATAATGGAAAAGGTTTTCAACACTTATTAATATTTGCTAAAGGTAGTAAATCTGGCTCTACCTGTTGGgaatttttgatattttggaaCTGTGTAACAATGTGAAAGAATCACAGAGGTacattcatagatttatagattggAAAGCCACAAAAGACCATTAGATCCTCTAGTTTGATGTCCAGCACTagatttattgattgattgatttggtTTATACAAAAATATGAAGACTTTCTCAGTAATGGTATCCCACATTTGGACAAACTTTGTCATGAGAAGAGATATGAGATTATGTGAATCAAACTATGTGTGTCTAAATGGCTGCCCATTATGGTGGGCTCTCAGACCCTTCAACATAGCAACTGGGTTCCTGGTCCAATTCGAGAGATGTTGATATTTTGTTAAATCTGCTGCATAAAACTTACGATAATATATCCAAAGAGTCAACATACCAGCCAGCTCTGTTCCTGCAACTCCATTATCAAACCAGGGGGCTTCCTTCCCCCCCAACTTCTTCTTTGCTGGGTTAAAGCTCAAGTATGTTTTTGCCAATCATCTCCAAGACgtatttttctcttcctcactTTTTATCCTTCCTAGATACACCCCATGGCAAACACAGAAGGGAGGAATCAAACGTCCATCACGGAATTCGTCCTCCTGGGATTCAGGGATCTTCCTGAACTGCTGGCCCTACTCTTCCTGCTGTTTCTAGTGATCTACGTTGTGACCTTGGCCGGGAACATCCTCATTGTTGCGCTACTTGTGGCTGATCGGCActttcacacccccatgtacttcttcctggggaacttgtcctgcttggagacctgctacacctcCACCCTCCTGCCCAGGGTACTGGCCAGTTTCCTGACAGGGGACAATACCATTTCTGTTAGTGGTTGTATGACAccattttattttgttagtttctttgctgCTGCAGAATGCTATCTGCTAGCAGTGATGTCATATGATCGGTACTCGGCGATATGCAAACCGCTCCATTATGCGGCCCTCATGAATACCAGGTTCTGCCTGTCGTTAGCAGCTGGGTCTTGGATAAATGGATTTCTGGCTGGTATCATAGTCATAGTTCTTATGTTACAATTAACTTTCTGTGGCCCCAATAAAATCGATCATTTCTGCTGTGAATCCACAGAAATGTTAAATCTCTGCTGCAATGGCACCAACCAGATAGAGCTTGTCATTACCATCCTGGCTGCTATATTCACTCTGCCTCCATTTGTATTAACCATGATGTCCTACGTGTGTATCATCTtcaccatcctgagaatcccttccaccgccgggaggcaaaaggcattttctacctgctcctctcacctcattgtggtgGCCATTTTCTGTGGGACCCTAATCACTGTGTACCTGCTACCAAAAACCAACACACTGAGAGACCTGAACAAAGTGTTCTTCATCTGCTACGCAATTCTGACTCCTATGGCCAATCCCTTCATATACAGCCTGATTAACCACGAGGTCAAGGAAGCCCTGAAAAAACTGTCAGTAAGTGTCTAGATTTTATGAGAATTCAGAAACTTTAATCCCTTAAGGCAAGATGGTGTAAGACTCATGCTCTGTGGATCTTATTTCTCACTCCATTTTTGGTGATATGCGCTTATAACATTTTGAGGATGTGCAAAGTTTTGAAATTATAAGAGGAATCAATACCAGGACTGTTGGAATAAAACTGAGCTGTATTTTACTTGCTGAATGTGGGTAGATATCTCGATTAATTCCATACACTAGAATGACTTAGGGCTAGGTcttcaaagggacttaggtgttgcaatgagTAAGTTTTAGTGCTACACCAGCCAGTGGGAACCTATACGGTGCATGGGGAGCCAGGCTCCCTATACGGTGCATGGGGAGAAGTAGGCAGCTAAGAAAGGGATCCCCAGAGATCAGCATGCGGAGCAAGGAGCTGCCTCACCTAGCCAAGAGGAAAAATCAGTTAGAGTGTTGCCTAAGCCCCATCTCTCCCATGGAGTTCGACACTGCCTCTGCTTGCGATTTTCAGCTGGGAACCCCAAGGGGGAGGGGTGAACTCACCAGGCTGttggagactcaggttcagtACCCCCGACTAATATGGAGCAGGGATATGACTGTgggttcccccaccccaggcGAGTGTCCTAGCCACTGGACGGCAGAGTCCTCCTCTGGCCCAATGCATGTTTAATTAGTTTTACACAGTGGAACAATGTCCTCAGGAGACTCTGAGGGAGCCCCAGACCTGATTGCCCTCCATGCCAGTGCACGGGGAACTCACCCGAGAAGAGGGAAACCCAAGTTTAAATGGCTCctctttgggggggggaggagggaattggacctgtctcccccacatcctggctgaatgccctagccactgggatCAGGGTTATAATGGAGGCTCCATGCCCCTCAGCCACTTTGGCTGGGGATAGGCATGCTGGGAGCATGCCTACCGGATTGAGCCctgcaggtgagacaggcagggccACGTCTAGCTTGAGGCTCCTGTGGGGGTGAGGTCTGAGATGAGTGCCTAGACTGAGGGGGCTGTGCATATGTTCACTGGCAGAGACTGGCTCCTACAGGCCTTTAGTGGCAGAGATTTAGCCACCTATGACATCAGGTGTCAGCTGAGCCGGTGTTTTGAGGctctcagtggtgcctaaatgctGGCCCTAGGCACCTGAGTCCCTTTGTGGACCTAGCTCTGAAAACCCAACTTCCGAAGTGACGGATGCTCTTCGGCCTCTGGCCTCTCAATGAGATTTGTGTTCCTGTGTCACCAAGGTCGCTTGAGGCCAGATGTACTTAAAGGTATtgaggtgcctagtgggattttcaaaagcatccaggtGCAGAACATGCCAAAAATGGGTTTAAGCCCCAAGATGGTGCTGAAAGTCCTATTGGCgtctaaatacattttaaaatgtatcagtgaaatccttgctgatcttaagcacaaaaaagaagcttacaagaagtggaagattggacaaatgaccagggaagattataaaaatattgcttgggcatgtaggagtgaaatcaggaaggcgaaatgacacctggagttgcagctagcaagagatgttaagagtaacaagaagggtttcttcaggtatattagcaagaagaagaaagtcaaggaaagtgtgggccccttactgaatgagggaggcaacctagtgacagaggatgtggaaaaagctaatgtactcaatgctttttttgcctctgtcttcacgaacaaggtcagctcccagactactgcactaggcagcacagcatggggaggaggtgaccagccctctgtggagaaagaagtggttcgggactatttcgaaaagctggacgtgcacaagtc
This genomic interval from Caretta caretta isolate rCarCar2 chromosome 14, rCarCar1.hap1, whole genome shotgun sequence contains the following:
- the LOC142069184 gene encoding olfactory receptor 10A7-like codes for the protein MANTEGRNQTSITEFVLLGFRDLPELLALLFLLFLVIYVVTLAGNILIVALLVADRHFHTPMYFFLGNLSCLETCYTSTLLPRVLASFLTGDNTISVSGCMTPFYFVSFFAAAECYLLAVMSYDRYSAICKPLHYAALMNTRFCLSLAAGSWINGFLAGIIVIVLMLQLTFCGPNKIDHFCCESTEMLNLCCNGTNQIELVITILAAIFTLPPFVLTMMSYVCIIFTILRIPSTAGRQKAFSTCSSHLIVVAIFCGTLITVYLLPKTNTLRDLNKVFFICYAILTPMANPFIYSLINHEVKEALKKLSVSV